AGCATGCCTTGCACCGGCATCACGGCAGCGTCGCCCAGCGCACAAATAGTGCGGCCCGCGATATTGCCACCGACGGACAACAGCAGATCCAGATCTTCCGGACGCCCCTGGCCGTGCTCGATGCGGTGAATCACGCGGTACAACCAGCCAGTGCCTTCACGACACGGCGTACATTGACCGCAAGACTCTTCAAAATAGAAATACGACAGACGCTCCAGCGCCTTGACCATGCAGGTGTCTTCGTCCATCACGATGACCGCACCGGAACCCAGCATCGAACCCGCTTTGGAGATCGAGTCAAAGTCCATGGTGGTATTCATCATGATTTCGGCCGGCAGTACCGGCGCGGACGAACCACCAGGGATGACCGCTTTAAGTTTCTTGCCGTTGCGCATGCCGCCAGCCAGTTCCAGCAATTCCGGGAAAGGCATACCCAGCGGCACTTCATAGTTACCCGGACGATTCACATGGCCGGAAACCGAGAACAGCTTGGTACCGCCGTTGTTCGGCTTGCCCAGTTCCAGGAATTTCTGACCACCATTGCGCACGATATACGGCACGGACGCATAGGTTTCGGTGTTGTTGATCGTGGTCGGCTTGCCATACAGACCAAAGCTGGCGGGGAATGGCGGTTTGAAGCGCGGCTGGCCTTTCTTGCCTTCCAGCGACTCCAGCAATGCGGTTTCTTCACCGCAGATGTACGCGCCATAACCATGGTGAGCGTGCAGCTGGAAGTTGAAACCCGCGCCGAGAATGTTGTCGCCCAGGAAGCCAGCTTTGCGGGCTTCTTCCAGCGCTTCTTCAAAGCGCAGATAGGCTTCGAACACTTCGCCGTGAATGTAGTTGTAGCCGACCGTGGCACCCATGGTGAACCCGCCGATGATCATGCCTTCGATCAACGCGTGCGGGTTGTACTTGATGATGTCCAGATCTTTGAAGGTACCCGGCTCGCCTTCGTCGGTATTACAGACGAGGTATTTCTGGCCAGGAAAGCTGCGCGGCATGAACGACCATTTCAGGCCGGTCGGGAAGCCCGCACCACCACGACCACGCAGGGCCGAGGTCTTCATTTCAGCAATGATCGAATCTTGCGTCAGTTTTTCTTCGGCAATTTTCTTCAGCGCAGCATAACCGCCACGCTTGATGTATTCGTCGATACGCCAGCAATCTGGGTTGGAGAAGTCCACGCCCTCGAAAACGACGCCATTTACATACGTAGCCATTATTCGAGCTCCGCCAGTTTCTTGTCGATTGCTTCGGGCGTCATATGGCTGCACATGCTGTGATTGTTCAGCAGCATTACCGGCGCATAACCACAGGCGCCCATACATTCGCCTTCCATTAGCGTGAACTTGCCGTCAGCAGTGGTTTCGCCGTAGCCAATACCCAGCTTTTGCTGCAGGTATTTGCCAGCGTCGGCACCGCCAGACAAGGCACAGGGCAAATTGGTACAAACGGTCAGTTTGTTTTTGCCAATGGGCTTGAGCTGGAACATGTTGTAGAACGTGGCGACTTCCAGCGCTGCAACCGGCGGCAGGTCAAGGTAGTTAGCCACGAACTCGATGGTTTCGTTAGCCAGCCAGCCTTTTTCAACCTGGGCAATACGCAGCGCAGACATGAGCGCCGAACGCTTTTTGTCGGCCGGATACTTGGTCAGTTCACGGTCGATCTGCGCGAGGGATTCCGGGGA
This genomic interval from Silvimonas soli contains the following:
- the nuoE gene encoding NADH-quinone oxidoreductase subunit NuoE gives rise to the protein MLSPESLAQIDRELTKYPADKKRSALMSALRIAQVEKGWLANETIEFVANYLDLPPVAALEVATFYNMFQLKPIGKNKLTVCTNLPCALSGGADAGKYLQQKLGIGYGETTADGKFTLMEGECMGACGYAPVMLLNNHSMCSHMTPEAIDKKLAELE
- the nuoF gene encoding NADH-quinone oxidoreductase subunit NuoF produces the protein MATYVNGVVFEGVDFSNPDCWRIDEYIKRGGYAALKKIAEEKLTQDSIIAEMKTSALRGRGGAGFPTGLKWSFMPRSFPGQKYLVCNTDEGEPGTFKDLDIIKYNPHALIEGMIIGGFTMGATVGYNYIHGEVFEAYLRFEEALEEARKAGFLGDNILGAGFNFQLHAHHGYGAYICGEETALLESLEGKKGQPRFKPPFPASFGLYGKPTTINNTETYASVPYIVRNGGQKFLELGKPNNGGTKLFSVSGHVNRPGNYEVPLGMPFPELLELAGGMRNGKKLKAVIPGGSSAPVLPAEIMMNTTMDFDSISKAGSMLGSGAVIVMDEDTCMVKALERLSYFYFEESCGQCTPCREGTGWLYRVIHRIEHGQGRPEDLDLLLSVGGNIAGRTICALGDAAVMPVQGMLKHFRSEFEYHIENKRCLVPGY